Part of the Pelobates fuscus isolate aPelFus1 chromosome 12, aPelFus1.pri, whole genome shotgun sequence genome, TTCACAACAGGGTGTCCTTCAAGCCAATCACAGAGTTTATAGAAATCAGCACCtgtggaaaaaaactaaaaagattGACAAAATGAGTATTTATCAAGAGAAGCCCCTTGGCAGTACGCAGTGTCCCATTTCTCCTCTGTCAGATAGCCCTAGGTGTGAGACCGCTGCTTCATCGGAACGGAGAGCTGGACCACATACCGCGGCTCAGCTCACTGACTACTAAAAGGTAAAAGGGGGCAATGGCCCAGGCCCCAGCGTGCAGATTAAAGACAGCTTGGAATGTCCTCATTATGGCTATAACAATTATAAATAGCATGGTTTACCCATCTAGTCATTTTATATGTGGGCATTTTAGAACTGCACTTCTATTTaaacacagatttaaaaaaaaaaaaaatgaaaaaaaaaaaaaaaaaaacaccattatttttatttgtacttgAAAAATAAACCTTGTATATGGAAAGGTCATTTTAAAATAATGAAGCCTATGAATAAGTTTACTTGGTTTGCagaaaatacacacagatacaagttTGTGGAAACTGGATAGAAATGAATACTTTGAATCAACTATATctagaaaaaataatattaatctcAAATCACAACTTAGATAAAATGTGTTATGGTTACTGGATTAGGTGTATAAGATTGATTGTTAGACGAGGGAATTTCATAAAGTGCCAAGACCAGCTGGCACATTCCATCTCACGTTCTGGGTCATTAGGTACTGTGCATTTGGAATGTCTTTTTGGGGTGGTGTGGAGAGCCACCTTCACGTGCTGGCCCGAGATACTAAGTAGTACAATAGAAAGAACAATCCAACAAGTCCGActgaaatataacataatatctTGCGATTATCACGTCCTGAACGAGTCATCCCCGTGAAACGTTTCACAGTGCCGCTAAGAAGACCGGTCACACTCATGAAATCAGAATCCTACAGAACAAAGAGAAACATTGTGATTACTATGGGCCAGATTAGTTATAGAAATACAGCTGGTtcacaaagaatcatgggagttgtagttactaACAGCTGTAGAACTACCATTTGCAATGCTCTGAATCTTGCAGAGGATAAGAGGATAAGAGCAGCTAGAGACCAAACACACCTAGACACCCGTAGGTTTTCTAATCTATAGAATTCCATCCAAAATGATGCACCCTATAATAATGCCAAATACATGAGAGAATGGACATGTAATACTCGGCATAGTCTCACCATTCCATCCAGGTACTTGTTGTGGTcgtcagcctctctgtcaatgTCCAGGGCAAGCTGCAGGTAGACATGCATGTGTTAGTTAAATAGAGCTTATTATATTTAATGCTGATGATAATTGATAGTGGTGGAGGCTGAAGCTACTGAATATCTCCCTCACTCTGTACACTTACCGATTTCAGCCTTGTCACCTTTGTGGATAGATTCTCAGTGAGGCGCTTGTTTTCTTCATCCAGCATGTCATCCACTGCCCCAGAACTTGGGCCTGTGAAAACATGGGCAGCATTATCATCAGAGAAGAGTTTGGCacaaaaagaatttaaaacatCTAGATTGGAGTACCAATATTCAAAGAAAATATTAGTACAGTTGTGATGGTCCAAGACTGCTTACATAGCGGACTCTCAGGTGTTGATGACATGGCATAAAACCAGGTCCTACAAACAGACAACACACAACTAACTAGCATGACGTCAAACGCAACGTTTTGTGTGCCAGCATTTATTTACAGTGGAACGCATCACTGCAGCAAGGGGCACTACAATCAAAGTTAAGTTCTAAGCCGGAGTCTTTCCAGAGTGTGAGGTTTAACCTCATGTAGCCCCTAGCTCCAATTACTGATAGTCGGTTGAGAAATGTTGAAAGTGAAGATTCAGAGCCCCAAAGGAAACATTTTGAATGGCACTATTGTTGTAATAATTCTGCCCTCTCATGGACACAGAGCCAGACAAATTATGATCAACAATTTAAGAGAGTGTCTCTTTTCTCAGAAATGCTCTGAATAGGTATCATAGGGCTCTGCCACCTAAAGGAAGCATCCAATGAAAATCACAGCTGATCTTTGAATACTAGTTTTAGACCTCTATATCAAAAAGGAAAACTATATTGCCAGgaacacaaactcgttttcctggcactatagcttccctctcTTTTAAGGCCCCTCCCGGGGCGCTGACTGGGCTTATaaccctttcagtcacttaccagggctgtgcttgcattaggatttccccataggaaagcattattcaatgctttcctatggggaaaaaatctgacgctggaagtccccatgcagagcgtgaggacatccaaaaTTCTATAacagaccaaaggtctgttttgaTTCCcggtagaaagccactagagttTGCACCTGTAACGAGCACTGGTATTGCAGATACCCGTTTGTCTGTTTACTCCCAAACTGCTAGAGGGTAACGAAGTACAGCATCCAAGTATATTTCCCAAGTaaatcagacaaaaacacaaacatcagCCTAAACTAGAAGAAGAGTATAACAGGAATGGTTTATTCAGGCTAACCGCCCGGTTTATATACAGTTACCAATGTACAGGGTTTCAgttgacatattccaggggcattccccactggaccaggGCACTCCTACATACAATAATATGATCTTTCCCCTGTActggggagataattgagtcaagcactatactaaacttgaTTATCtaccaacacaaaaaaaaaccccacacatTTCCACAAAACTCAGAAAGTACCCTAAACTCCCTGGAAACCCCCACAAATGTATCCCctaatagctctgatctgggggaccaacatcagttcaggggttcaggagttCCATGGTAgtcttaatttgaccgaccgcacacaaggctcctgcccagaaagaaATCCATGAAAATTTGTCTGTACAGTTGGTCTATTTCGACAAGTCTAAAACTGAACAAATCCACGAACGGttctcctggctcataggtagcgtttgttcccctagttcgtgggaacaaccctaccgaatagcgctctcctggctggtcggtGAAAGGAAGTAGGCGTTCGCGAAGTTGACCAGTGTTCGGGAAgttgagtgtccaattttagttccagacactcgacgaccaagtcccgctgccttctttcgtgcgaacaagataGCCGACATTTTCTCCTGcacggcggccacacagagaggGCCCTTAACTTGCGGTCtgctttgtagttaatgagctaggggggtggtcggtgttcggtagttttatctaccgTACAAGGTAATTAAACAGAAAGGTGTATACATCACACAGCTCCCCCACCATATATATCACACAGCTCCCCCACCATATATATCACACAGCTCCACCCCCATATATATCACACAGCTCCACCCCCATATATCACACAGCTCCCCCTCCATATATCACACAGCTCCCCCCCCATAtatcacacagccccccccccatatatcacacagctccccccccatatatcacacagccccccccccatatatcacacagctccccccccatatatcacacagctccccccccatatatcacacagctcccccccccatatatcacacagctccccccccatatatcacacagccccccccccatatatatcacacagccccccccatatatcacacagccccccccccatatatcacacagccccccccccatatatcacacagctcccccccatatatcacacagctcccccccatatatcacacagcccccccccatatatcacacagctcccccccatatatcacacagctcccccccatatatcacacagcccccccccatatatcacacagctccccccccccatatatcacacagctccccccccatatatcacacagctcccccccatatatcacacagctcccccccccatatatcacacagctccccccccccatatatcacacagctccccccccatatatcacacagctcccccccccatatatcacacagctccccccccatatatcacacagctccccccccatatatcacacagctccccccccccatatatcacacagctcccccccccatatatcacacagctcccccccatatatcacacagctcccccccccatatatcacacagctccccccccatatatcacacagctccccccccccatatatcacacagctccccccccccatatatcacacagctccccccccccatatatcacacagctcccccccccccatatatcacacagctccccccccatatatcacacagctccccccccatatcacacagctccccccccccatatcacacagctccccccatatatcacacagcccccccccatatatcacacagcccccccatatatcacacagccccccccatatatcacacagcccccccccatatatcacacagccccccccatatatcacacagcccccccatatatcacacagcccccccatatatcacacagctcccccccccatatatcacacagctccccccccccatatatcacacagccccccccatatatcacacagccccccccatatatcacacagccccccccccatatatcacacagccccccccatatatcacacagcccccccccatatatcacacagctcccccacatatatcacacagccccccccccatatatcacacagctcccccccccatatatcacacagctcccccccatatatcacacagctcccccccatatatcacacagcccccccccatatatcacacagcccccccccatatatcacacagctcccccacatatatcacacagctccccccccatatatcacacagctcccccacatatatcacacagccccccccatatatcacacagcccccccatatatcacacagctccccccccatatatcacacagccccccccccatatatcacacagctcccccccatatatcacacagctcccccacatatatcacacagccccccccccatatatcacacagctcccccccatatatcacacagctcccccccccatatatcacacagctcccccccatatatcacacagctcccccacatatatcacacagccccccccatatatcacacagcccccccatatatcacacagctccccccccatatatcacacagcccccccccatatatcacacagctccccccatatatcacacagctcccccccatatatcacacagctcccccacatatatcacacagccccccccccatatatcacacagctcccccccatatatcacacagctcccccccccatatatcacacagctcccccccatatatcacacagctcccccccatatatcacacagccccccccatatatcacacagcccccccccatatatcacacagccccccccccatatatcacacagccccccccccatatatcacacagcccccccccatatatcacacagcccccccccccatatatcacacagcccccccccccatatatcacacagcccccccccatatatcacacagcccccccccatatatcacacagctcccccacatatatcacacagctcccccacatatatcacacagctcccccacatatatcacacagcccccccccatatatcacacagctcccccccccccatatatcacacagctccccccccatatatcacacagctcccccccccatatatcacaCAGCTCCCCCACATAtatcacactgcccccccatatatcacacagcccccccatatatcacacagctcccccccccatatatcacacagcccccccccatatatcacacagcccccccccatatatcacacagctccccccccccatatatcacacagcccccccccatatatcacacagctcccccccccatatatcacacagcccccccccatatatcacacagccccccccatatatcacacagctcccccccatatatcacacagcccccccccccccatatatcacactgccccccccatatatcacactgccccccccatatatcacacagcccccccccatatatcacactgccccccccatatatcacacagcccccccatatatCACACTGCCCCCCTCTGTCCCGGTACCTCTGCCCCACTCCGCCATCTTTGTTTCTTCCTGTTTTGACGTGTCCGGATCTCTCCATTCGTCATGACAGCGCACGACGGGGACGTCACTTCCCGCAGCCAATCAGCGCGCAGAATCCATCGAATCCGCCTGTTCGCTTAGCTCCGCCCCGATCCTGGAAAATCCTCCGACAATGGGAATTGACCGGTTGCTATGGAGACCTTGGGCGAATGTCACCCCCTATAGATTGATGTGGTACAGTCCAAGGCCACTCTAAatagttcatttattttttatatattttatttattttatatattcagattttatttatattatatatttagattttatttgttatatattcagattttatttatattatatattcagattttttttatattatatattcagattttatttatattatatatttagattttgttatatatttagattttattcatattatatatttagacTTTAGTTgttatatatttagatttttttaatattatatatttagattttatttgtattatatatttagattttatttatattatatatttagattgtatttatattatatatttagattttatttatattatatatttagattttatttatatatttagattttagTTGTTTACAGTTTGtagttttagtgaataaccacttTTAggttgaagttataaatataaaagaaaatgggAGCTCAGAAAACATTGCCCCATGGAGAATTTTCCCAGTTAGACATTTCACCAATGCGTTATGTATCAAACATATAGATTTTAGTTTAGAGAGCTTCCAGGACTTGGTCCGTCCCCAACCTTCGGCAGCCCTcatcttgtggactacatctcccatattactggcaaagcatcatgggagatgtagtctataaCATCTgaaatgccgaaggttgcctacccctgctctatgcCAATAGTGGAGTGACTGGCGATAGtgtggcagaaccaacctcgccactgtgcactggagaagcctggttgctagccttctgccctgcgactatggcctggggtgtattaaccctttaagaactgtatttgggcacaatggggtttgtatgctgttcctggccctttaaatactttggagcagtatTACaaattttaaactggcacttcggatgcattcgaagtgccaaagtcgtcgaagtgccgaagtcgtcgaagtggccgccattagacagtcgaacacgtggcgtcggccattttaatccagtcgaacgcggtgagctgtaccttcccctacccttcgacactgcggctggagactaag contains:
- the BET1L gene encoding BET1-like protein is translated as MAEWGRGPSSGAVDDMLDEENKRLTENLSTKVTRLKSLALDIDREADDHNKYLDGMDSDFMSVTGLLSGTVKRFTGMTRSGRDNRKILCYISVGLVGLFFLLYYLVSRAST